A portion of the Cryptomeria japonica chromosome 5, Sugi_1.0, whole genome shotgun sequence genome contains these proteins:
- the LOC131076276 gene encoding heterodimeric geranylgeranyl pyrophosphate synthase large subunit 2-like: protein MAVDGMLPVGYPEKIHEAMRYSLLSAPPKMRCPLLCTAACHVINGTRKQSLPAATAVAMLHASMLAHDELPCMDSWGCFVWLGISALNESKRFRWLLGVMLEVGRMVMSRGLGAMGGLWGLCTKIVGDMLHMNGASQGSDRVTYLKVHGMERCRSIVDELIVKAKDFLSFFAHTLAAPLLSFADYAATRSY, encoded by the exons ATGGCGGTGGACGGCATGTTACCAGTGGGATACCCAGAAAAGATCCATGAAGCCATGCGTTACTCGCTTCTGTCGGCGCCGCCAAAGATGCGATGCCCGCTGCTCTGCACCGCCGCCTGCCACGTCATCAACGGCACCAGGAAGCAGTCCCTGCCGGCGGCGACGGCGGTGGCGATGCTGCACGCTTCCATGCTGGCACATGACGAGCTCCCCTGCATGGACAGCTGGGGATGCTTTGTTTGGCTTGGTATTTCAGCACTTAATGAGTCTAAG AGATTTCGATGGTTATTGGGGGTAATGTTGGAGGTGGGTCGCATGGTGATGTCGAGAGGCTTAGGGGCTATGGGAGGTCTGTGGGGCTTATGTACAAAAATTGTGGGGGACATGCTCCATATGAATGGGGCATCTCAAGGTTCTGATAGGGTTACTTACCTTAAAGTTCATGGGATGGAAAGGTGTAGGTCTATCGTGGATGAGCTCATTGTTAAAGCAAAGGATTTTCTCTCCTTTTTTGCCCACACTTTGGCAGCTCCTCTCTTGAGTTTTGCTGACTACGCTGCTACAAGGTCTTATTAG